The genome window AGGCTAAACTATTATCCCAACATGGATTATTTTTTTTATTTCTGTAGATTTATATTAAAATTATGATTCGTTCGTTACTTCATTGTAATAAGATCCTTTTTATATAGATTAGGACGGATAGGAATAGGGCTCGTTTGAAATGGCAAAGATTAAATATTATTACGATACTGAAACTTGTAGATATGAGAGAGTAAAAACATCTACAGGTGACATTGTTCTCAACACGATAGGAATTTTATTCCTGTGTTCATTATTTGGTATTCTCTTTTCTGCAATACACTCTTCATATTTCCCTTCTGCTAAAGAAGTTCAGCTTATAAAAGAAAATGAGGAGATGGCATACCATTACGAACGTATGCACAAAGATCTTGAAGGGGCTCTAAACATGATGAATACATTACAAGATCGTGATGATAATATTTATAGAGTTATTTTTGAGGCAGAACCAATCCCTTCAAACATTCGCAAAGGTGGTACAGGAGGAAGTGAGAAATATAAAAACCTGCTAAAAAATGAATCAGGCAGAGAAGATCTTATAATAGATGCACAGAAAAAACTAGACGATCTTAAAAAACAAATGTATGGGCAAACTAAGTCCTACGATGAAATCGCTAAGTTAGCAGCTAACAAATCTAAAATGCTAGCATCTATCCCTGCTATTCAACCTGTTTCCAACAAAGACCTTAAAAGACTCTCATCTGGCTTTGGTAGAAGACTTCACCCAATTCTTAAAACATGGAAAAAGCATGAAGGTGTTGACTTCTCAGCAGAAAGAGGTACTCCTATTTATTCAACAGGTGATGGCGTTGTAAAAACTGCTAGAAAATCTTCTGGAGGATATGGTTGGCTTATTGAAATAGATCATGGATTTGGCTACAGAACTAGATATGCTCACATGTCTCGTTTTGATGTGAAGAAAGGTGATAAAATTAAACGTGGCCAAAGAATTGGTGCTGTGGGTAACACAGGACGCTCAACTGCTCCTCACCTTCATTATGAAGTGATTTACAAAAACAAGAAGATCGATCCAGTAAACTTCTTTACAAAAGATCTTACTCCTGAACAATACGATGAGCTTAGAAAAATGGCTGCTGTAGAAAACCAATCTCTAGAATAGCCAATATTCATACACCTTAAATATCTTGTTTAATACTTACAGATGCCTATGATAGCTTTCTACTTTATCTAAACTATCTTTTTTACATGTCTATCAAACTATTAAGATATACTTCTATTTTAACTGTAATATTACTTTGCAGTAGCTTTTATCATTCAAATGCTCAAAATAGATGGGAAGTAGGAGGAGGACTAGGCGCTACAAACTACACAGGAGACCTTGCCCCAACCTTTGACTTTGGTAATACTCGATTTGGTGGTACTTTCTATGGAAGGTATTATTTGAACAAATACACCAATCTCAGAAATACATTTGGTATCAATTGGATTCATGGAGATGAATCAGGAATTGATGATCCTATAAGTCAAATTCGTCAAGCGTCTTTCGATAACCTTTCTATTGACTTAAGCTCCGCTATAGAATATCATTTCCTACCCTTTAGAACTACTCGAAAAAAAAGAGATATGACGACACCCTATGCTTTTCTAGGTTTGGGTTTTAGTTATGTTTGGCCTTTAAATCAAAGCAGCGCCACGGGAGATGTACCTTTTGAAGGAAATGCTTTTGTTCCTTATATCCCATTAGGTTTTGGAGTAAAACGAAAACTGAACACTCATTGGGATTTTGGTGTAGAAATCATGACTCATCTAATTATGAGTGATAGAAGTGATGGAATCAATGGTTCTTCAACACCCGATACTCCTTTATTAAACTTCCAATCTAATAGAAATGATAAGAACATGTATTTAGGTTTCTATTTTTCTTACCATTTCTATGAGGTCATCTGCCCATCTCCTACGCTAAAAGTATTCTAGTTTTGTTTTAATTTATATTTAAACCTCAAACTATTACTTACAACTGAGATTGAACTAAGAGACATTGCTAAAGCGCCAATCATTGGGCTTATGATATAACCAATTGGGAGATATAATAAGCCCATTGCTATTGGAATTGCAATGCTATTATACAAAAAGGCAAAAAAGAGGTTTTGTTTTACAGTACTCATACTTTCCTCCGAGATTCTGAAAGCATAAGGTAATTTTGAAATATCACCGTGCATCATTGAAATTGATGCAGTTTCAATAGCAATATCAGTTCCTGAAGAAAGAGATATTCCGACATCTGCTTGAGCTAAAGACGGTGCATCATTTAAACCATCCCCCACCATAGCAACAACTTTTTTTTGTTCTTGCAATTTCTCTATAAAAGAAAGTTTTTCCTGTGGTAGCACTTCTGCTACAATCTGATCGAGACCAATTTTATTTGCAATAATTTCAGCATTTTGACGACTATCCCCTGTCAGCATCCATTGAGCTTTATCTAAGCTTTTTAATTCTGACACTAGAACTTTACTCTCCTGCCTAATTTCATCTTCAACACTTACAGTACCTATAATATGATCATTCTTAGCTATAAAAATAGAGGCACTATCATAATTAGCATATGAGATTCTATATTCTTCAAATAAACGCTTATTCCCGATTAGATAATAATCACCTTTATACTCAGCCTTAACGCCTTTCCCTACTACTACTTTAAACTGATCTAATATTAGTTCATTAGATTTCCCTTCCAAAAAAGAAACAATGGCCTTTCCGTAAGGATGTTCAGATTGCTTTTCAATACTAAAAATAACATCTAATAGAGTTGAAATATCATCAGACTTAATATTGGATTCCCAATCAATACTTTTAACAACTGGAACACCTTTTGTCAAAGTCCCTGTTTTGTCAAAAACAATCGAATCGACTTCTCTTAATTTCTGAAGACTTTCTGCATCCTTAAAAAGAATTCCGTTTTCAGCACCTAAACCAATCCCCACAGAAACAGCTGTAGGAGTTGCTAACCCTAAAGCACATGGACATGATATAATCAAAGTTGTCACAAATGTTGAGAGCGCAAAAGCAAAGCTTTCTCCCATGATGAAGAACCAGATTACAAATGCTAATGTGGCAAGACTAATTACAGTTGGTACAAAAACACTCGATATTCTATCAGCTAATTTTTGAATAGGAGCTTTACTTCCTTGTGCATTTTTCACCATTTCGATAATACTAGATAGAAAAGTATCTTTACCAACTTTATCAGCAATCATCATAAAGGCTCCTTCTTGATTTAAGGTACCTGCAAACAGAACCTCTCCTCGTTCTTTATAAACAGGCACAGGCTCACCTGTAAGCATACTTTCATCAATTGTACTTTCTCCTCTGACCACTCTCCCATCAACAGGAATCTTCTCACCAGGTCTAATCTGTATTCTGTATCCTTTCTGAATATCTTCAATCGCCATTTCAACTTCTTCTCCATTTAGTATTACAGTTGTTGTACTAGGGTTGAGTTGAAGTAATTTCTGGATAGCATTTGAAGTTTTCGTCTTTGCTCGTTTTTCTAAATACTTTCCAACTAAGATCAAACTGATGATCATTGCTGAGGCTTCGTAATAATAGCCATTATTTACCTCTTGAAAGTAGGTCGGGAAAACTGTCAGTAAAAGACTGTAGAAAAATGCAGTGAAAGCACCTAAAGCGACTAAAGTATCCATATTGGTACTTAAGTTCTTGGCTTGCTTTATTGCTCTGCTAAAAAATCCTCTACCGGCTCCAAATACAATTGGAGCACTCATAACAAGTAAAATATATTCTTTATGGGGAATAGAAATTGGCCCCATACTGATAAACATCATAAGAAGAGAGGAGAAAAGTGAAAGTATGAGTACCATCTCATCAGATAAAATCTGATCTTTTTTTGTATTTTTTTTCCCCTCCCCAATTACATAACCTAAACCTTGAATGCTGCGTTCTATTTTCTCTACAGGAAAGATATTTTCATCAAACTCAACATAAACTGAATCAGTAGCAAAACTTGCCTGTACACTTTTTACTCCTAACTCCTTTTTCAAATTCTTCTCAATCGTATTAGCGCAAGCTGCACAAGTCATTCCGCTAACTGAAATCGTTTGTTTAGTCATCTTTTTCATTCTCGGTTTAGAGTTATTACAGCTTAGAGTTCTGCCACAAAAGAGGCTTTGAATCCTGCATTTTCCAATATAGAAAGTACACCTTCTATATTTAGATCATCTTCTACAGTTACATCTAATAATTTATCGTCAACGTCTGTATTTACTTTCCATTCTACTATACTAAACTCTTCATTTAGGAATGGACTAACTTTCTTAATACAGTTTCCACAGTTAATATTCGTCTTAAATTGGTATGTTTTCATATCAAATTCATTTTAATAATATCTATAATGCTACAAAGTTGAGGATATTTTGACATACTTCAATTATAGAATTTACACTTTGAGGTATAAGATTTTGATCTAGAATCGAAATAAAAAAGGCTTCCAGTCACTAAGACTGAAAGCCAATTATATGTTTGATGTATTCTCTGAGTTATACGGAAGGATTTAGCATATCATTAATTTGAGATGTACGCTTCTTATTTTTTTGGTAGCTCTTATACCAAAACCATGCGATGGTAGCAATCAAAATGTAAGGCATCATCATTAGATAAAGAATACCAGTATTTAATCCTGCACCTACAGAGCTTTCTCCTGAGCTTAAATTAGTTTCTACTGTTGCTCTACACATTGCACATTGTGCAAAAGTCTGAGCTTGCCCAAAGAGAAATAAAATAGTTAATGCGATTAATCTGTATAATGTTTTCATAGTAAACTTGGGCTTAATGGTAATAAGGACTAATCATCAAGTAAACAACCACCCCTGTAATAGCAACATATAACCAAATTGGAAAAGTCCACTTTACTATTTTGGTATGTCTTTTTAATTGATTAGTGAAAGCGAAATATATAGCTAAAAGAACTAATGGCACTACAACTGTAGAAAGCAGAATATGTGATAGAAGAATTACTAAATAAACTACTCTCATCGTTCCTACTTGAGCCTTTTCAGCATCTGTAACTACACCATTATGGTCAATGTCACCAAATAATGTAGGAGCTCCTTGAAAGTGAAATACAACATAAGATATCAAGAAAATTGAACTAAGGACAAAAGCCGACATCATCATGATTCTGTGCAAATCTTGCTTCCCTGTCTTTATCGCCCAAAAACCTACCATCAATGAGATCGCACAACCTGTGTTCATCATTGCATTCAGTCTTGGTAGAAAAGACACATCCAAATCTCCTAATTTACCTGTTTGAGGTATAAATAATAGAAATGCTACAGCCAGTGGAATTGCTACCGAAAGAACTCCGATAATCCAAAGGTATTTCTTTTCCTGTGTTGCGTTTATCGTACTCATCGTCTTGTTAATTATTTGTATTCTAACATCAGAATTTGAATCTCATTAATTAAGCGGTCTACATCCTCTCTATCTGTTCCGCTATAAATACCTCTTATTCTCTTCTCTTTATCCACCAAGACAAAGGTGTCTTTATGAATAAATGCATTTGGGTCTTCTTTGACATTCTGTGCTGAGATGAAATATCCACAGCTTGCCAAATCATAAAGGTCTTCTTTTGTTCCGGTCAGGAAAGTCCACATATCGGTATCAGCTCCTATACGTTCAGCATAAGCTTTCATCGCTTCTGGTGTATCTCGTTTAGGGTCTACTGTATGTGAAATAATTTTGACATCAGGGTTATTTTTGAATTTATCCTGAATTCGCAACATCTCAGACGACATAGCAATACAAATGTCTGGACAGTTTGCGAAAAAGAAATCTGCCACATAGATTTTCCCTTCAGTGATAGCTTGGGTAACAGTATCTCCTTCTTGATTGATCAATTTGTAATTAGGAATTCTTGGAACTCCATCAATCTCATTTGGCTCACAATTCACGCTTTTCATTTTGTAAACCTGCAACTCAGCAGGATTCTGTAAACGAAATTCACTCTCGCCAAATTGATTCAAGAATAAAAAAATCAAAGCGGGTAAACCCAGCAATATGAATAAGAAAATCCACTTATTTTTCATAAGACAGTTTTAATCAGTTCAGTTTATACAGTATGTTTGAAATTCTCTCTTAAATACAACTCAAAAAAAAGAAAACCTTCCCTAAAATTCTGTATTTTTTCACAAAAAAAGGTTTAGCTACAGACAATGCAACTAAACCTAATCTTTTTATCTTTTCATTTGCTTATCCCCAGATAGAAGCAATTGCTTTTAGTACTGCACCACCTTCCAAGAAAAGAGCTACAAGTAACCAAATCAAAAATGCTAAAGGATAAACAACTGTTCTTTGCAAGAATTTAACTTCATGACCTAAGTGCATGAACTCACTCATGATATAGTAAGCTTTCACCAATGTCATAATCACAAAAGTGATGTTTAAGAACAATCTATCCCAAGAATCAGGATATATAAAAGCGAACAAGAATTCGATAGCTGTGATTACGGCTAGAT of Sediminitomix flava contains these proteins:
- a CDS encoding M23 family metallopeptidase; this encodes MAKIKYYYDTETCRYERVKTSTGDIVLNTIGILFLCSLFGILFSAIHSSYFPSAKEVQLIKENEEMAYHYERMHKDLEGALNMMNTLQDRDDNIYRVIFEAEPIPSNIRKGGTGGSEKYKNLLKNESGREDLIIDAQKKLDDLKKQMYGQTKSYDEIAKLAANKSKMLASIPAIQPVSNKDLKRLSSGFGRRLHPILKTWKKHEGVDFSAERGTPIYSTGDGVVKTARKSSGGYGWLIEIDHGFGYRTRYAHMSRFDVKKGDKIKRGQRIGAVGNTGRSTAPHLHYEVIYKNKKIDPVNFFTKDLTPEQYDELRKMAAVENQSLE
- the porG gene encoding type IX secretion system protein PorG, which translates into the protein MSIKLLRYTSILTVILLCSSFYHSNAQNRWEVGGGLGATNYTGDLAPTFDFGNTRFGGTFYGRYYLNKYTNLRNTFGINWIHGDESGIDDPISQIRQASFDNLSIDLSSAIEYHFLPFRTTRKKRDMTTPYAFLGLGFSYVWPLNQSSATGDVPFEGNAFVPYIPLGFGVKRKLNTHWDFGVEIMTHLIMSDRSDGINGSSTPDTPLLNFQSNRNDKNMYLGFYFSYHFYEVICPSPTLKVF
- a CDS encoding heavy metal translocating P-type ATPase, producing MKKMTKQTISVSGMTCAACANTIEKNLKKELGVKSVQASFATDSVYVEFDENIFPVEKIERSIQGLGYVIGEGKKNTKKDQILSDEMVLILSLFSSLLMMFISMGPISIPHKEYILLVMSAPIVFGAGRGFFSRAIKQAKNLSTNMDTLVALGAFTAFFYSLLLTVFPTYFQEVNNGYYYEASAMIISLILVGKYLEKRAKTKTSNAIQKLLQLNPSTTTVILNGEEVEMAIEDIQKGYRIQIRPGEKIPVDGRVVRGESTIDESMLTGEPVPVYKERGEVLFAGTLNQEGAFMMIADKVGKDTFLSSIIEMVKNAQGSKAPIQKLADRISSVFVPTVISLATLAFVIWFFIMGESFAFALSTFVTTLIISCPCALGLATPTAVSVGIGLGAENGILFKDAESLQKLREVDSIVFDKTGTLTKGVPVVKSIDWESNIKSDDISTLLDVIFSIEKQSEHPYGKAIVSFLEGKSNELILDQFKVVVGKGVKAEYKGDYYLIGNKRLFEEYRISYANYDSASIFIAKNDHIIGTVSVEDEIRQESKVLVSELKSLDKAQWMLTGDSRQNAEIIANKIGLDQIVAEVLPQEKLSFIEKLQEQKKVVAMVGDGLNDAPSLAQADVGISLSSGTDIAIETASISMMHGDISKLPYAFRISEESMSTVKQNLFFAFLYNSIAIPIAMGLLYLPIGYIISPMIGALAMSLSSISVVSNSLRFKYKLKQN
- a CDS encoding heavy-metal-associated domain-containing protein — encoded protein: MKTYQFKTNINCGNCIKKVSPFLNEEFSIVEWKVNTDVDDKLLDVTVEDDLNIEGVLSILENAGFKASFVAEL
- a CDS encoding DUF420 domain-containing protein — encoded protein: MSTINATQEKKYLWIIGVLSVAIPLAVAFLLFIPQTGKLGDLDVSFLPRLNAMMNTGCAISLMVGFWAIKTGKQDLHRIMMMSAFVLSSIFLISYVVFHFQGAPTLFGDIDHNGVVTDAEKAQVGTMRVVYLVILLSHILLSTVVVPLVLLAIYFAFTNQLKRHTKIVKWTFPIWLYVAITGVVVYLMISPYYH
- a CDS encoding SCO family protein, whose translation is MKNKWIFLFILLGLPALIFLFLNQFGESEFRLQNPAELQVYKMKSVNCEPNEIDGVPRIPNYKLINQEGDTVTQAITEGKIYVADFFFANCPDICIAMSSEMLRIQDKFKNNPDVKIISHTVDPKRDTPEAMKAYAERIGADTDMWTFLTGTKEDLYDLASCGYFISAQNVKEDPNAFIHKDTFVLVDKEKRIRGIYSGTDREDVDRLINEIQILMLEYK
- a CDS encoding cytochrome C oxidase subunit IV family protein, whose product is MANVDSTLSMEEQKKANVRKIWKVAGYLAVITAIEFLFAFIYPDSWDRLFLNITFVIMTLVKAYYIMSEFMHLGHEVKFLQRTVVYPLAFLIWLLVALFLEGGAVLKAIASIWG